The following are encoded together in the Oncorhynchus kisutch isolate 150728-3 linkage group LG8, Okis_V2, whole genome shotgun sequence genome:
- the ddx51 gene encoding ATP-dependent RNA helicase DDX51 → MALFFINRYLGDEGDDGSSNESRAKALLAKLQRKAKVKEQQSLSCQEEYQSKTTVENDGDTSVKKKRKNKGVNLDETKHPKKRKVSPPDPEELSEGDNARKKKDRKKMQLTEEDKGGMKQTSVHNKNRNLQEAAAADKTELLKNDDEMVEKIQTDQSIQDTETSPSQTGFTILGGFEKKIIQKVQRVLPKWLAEPDVIQRDITSNLVPISDVPGICTKLQRKLESNGIHHLFPVQAEVIPAILESVSHGLLIGRGGYKPRDICVSAPTGSGKTLAFVIPVIQALMERVVCEVRVLAVLPTKELAQQVGKVFSSYAEGNSLKVVMLAGQKSFATEQASLSENRGGISHSLADIVVATPGRLVDHINKNDGFSLEHLRFLIIDEADRMIDSMHQSWLSQVTKAVYRPRRVSEAVSIFKRTEPAPITAASLSPPQMPLQKLLFSATLTQNPEKLQQLGLHQPRLFSSVHSRSTTNPESQERFNFPQGLTEYYVPCTLSKKPLLILHFILRLKFSPILCFTNSREAAHRLYLLVHLFGGVQAAEFSSRLSPNERKRTLKEFEQGKIQLLISTDAAARGIDINGVKCVVNYDAPQFIRTYIHRVGRTARAGKSGLAFTFLLGVQENKFIQMVKDAGSPGIHKQIVKPGNLKSMEPCYQQTLLELGNTIKGEKAKKRV, encoded by the exons ATGGCTCTGTTCTTTATTAATAG ATACCTTGGGGATGAAGGAGATGATGGCTCGAGCAACGAATCTCGAGCCAAAGCGTTGTTGGCTAAGCTTCAGAGGAAGGCCAAAGTCAAGGAGCAACAGAGCTTGTCATGTCAAGAAGAATACCAGTCAAAAACAACAGTTGAGAATGACGGGGACACCTCGGTgaagaagaaaagaaaaaacaAGGGAGTCAACCTCGATGAGACAAAACACCCAAAGAAGAGGAAAGTGTCCCCACCAGACCCTGAAGAACTTTCCGAGGGTGATAATGCACGAAAGAAGAAGGATAGGAAAAAGATGCAACTGACAGAAGAGGACAAAG GTGGGATGAAGCAGACATCTGTCCACAATAAGAATAGAAACCTGCAagaggctgctgctgctgacaaAACAGAGCTGCTAAAAAATGATGATGAAATGGTGGAGAAAATTCAGACTGACCAGTCAATACAAGACACAGAAACAAGTCCCTCTCAGACTGGTTTCACCATACTAGGAGGATTTGAGAAAAAGATTATTCAAAAG GTACAAAGAGTCCTGCCCAAGTGGCTTGCTGAACCAGATGTAATCCAGAGAGACATTACAAGCAACCTAGTCCCCATCAGTGACGTCCCAGGAATTTGTACTAAACTCCAACGGAAACTTGAGAGCAATGGAATTCATCACCTCTTTCCAG TACAAGCGGAGGTCATCCCAGCCATTTTAGAGAGTGTCTCTCATGGTCTATTGATTGGAAGAGGGGGCTACAAACCCAGAGACATTTGTGTGTCTGCTCCAACGGGGAGTGGCAAGACTCTGGCATTTGTCATACCTGTCATTCAG GCACTGATGGAGAGAGTTGTATGTGAAGTCCGTGTTTTGGCAGTGTTGCCCACCAAAGAGCTTGCACAGCAg GTTGGCAAAGTATTCAGTTCATATGCAGAGGGCAACAGCTTGAAAGTGGTCATGCTTGCTGGTCAAAAGTCCTTTGCCACCGAGCAAGCATCGCTCTCAGAAAACAG AGGTGGAATAAGCCACAGTTTGGCAGACATTGTTGTCGCAACCCCTGGGAGACTAGTTGATCACATCAATAAGAATGATGGTTTCAGTTTGGAACACCTCCGCTTCCTT ATCATTGATGAGGCAGACCGGATGATTGACAGCATGCACCAGTCTTGGCTCAGTCAGGTGACCAAGGCAGTTTACAGACCCAGGAGAGTTTCTGAAGCAGTCTCAATCTTCAAGAGGACAGAGCCTGCACCTATCACAGCAGCGAG CTTGTCACCGCCGCAGATGCCTCTGCAGAAGCTCCTGTTCTCAGCCACACTGACTCAGAATCCAGAGAAGTTGCAGCAGCTAGGCCTGCATCAGCCCAGACTCTTTAGCTCTGTCCACAGTCGGTCAACAACCAACCCCGAGTCTCAAGAGAGGTTTAACTTCCCACAGGGCCTGACA GAATACTATGTGCCCTGCACTCTGAGTAAGAagcccctcctcatcctccatttCATATTGCGCCTGAAGTTTAGTCCCATTCTGTGCTTCACCAATTCCAGAGAAGCCGCTCACAG ACTGTACCTGCTAGTGCATCTTTTTGGTGGAGTGCAGGCAGCTGAGTTCTCCTCACGACTCTCCCCCAATGAGAGGAAGAGAACCCTCAAGGAATTTGAACAGGGAAAGATCCAACT TTTGATCAGCACTGATGCTGCTGCCAGAGGCATTGACATCAACGGGGTGAAATGTGTTGTGAACTACGATGCACCACAGTTCATCAGGACTTACATTCACCG GGTTGGAAGAACTGCAAGAGCGGGAAAATCTGGACTGGCCTTCACATTTCTGTTGGGGGTACAG GAGAATAAATTTATTCAGATGGTGAAGGATGCAGGCAGCCCTGGGATCCACAAACAGATAGTCAAGCCTGGGAATCTGAAGAGCATGGAACCCTGCTATCAACAGACACTACTGGAGTTGGGGAATACCATAAAG gGTGAAAAGGCCAAGAAGCGCGTCTAA
- the LOC109895111 gene encoding leucine-rich repeat transmembrane neuronal protein 4-like: MGSLVWDRCLLCLLLSSFLLLLSKGERMCPASCRCEGKIVYCESGIFQDIPENISTGCQGLSLRYNSLLTLLPYQFAHLNQLIWLYLDHNSITAIDSLAFQGVRRLKDLILSSNKITLLQNKTFNAVPNLRSLDLSYNQLHSLQPGHFYGLRKLQNLHLRSNGLNRIPVRTFLECRNLEFLDLGYNYLRTLTRTTFLGLFKLKELHLEHNQFSRIHFFIFPRLNNLQVLYLQWNRIRAINQGLPWIWHTLQKLDLSGNDIQILDPAVFQCMPNLQILNLESNKLSNVSQDTVSAWVSINTISLVGNAWDCSPTICPLVTWLKNFSGSKDINMICSSPKSVQGDRVIDIVRNYTICVDTSVVDQTTAMIMRQTTALVVDTKKPTTPLSATTTITQGLPASTVQRLAPQPVSPIVTDKETTESILMTSISPESSSFSPELEFEHMAFHKIIAGSVALFLSVSLILLVIYVSWRRYPNSMRQLQQHSVNHKRRKKARKQELNLNSQLQEYYLTYHSNSETMDALVNETRSCPCTISGSRECEV, from the exons ATGG GTTCCCTAGTTTGGGATAGGTGTCTTTTATGTCTTCTCCTGTCATCTTTTCTTCTGCTGCTCAGCAAGGGGGAGAGGATGTGCCCAGCAAGTTGTCGCTGTGAAGGGAAGATTGTTTATTGCGAGTCTGGCATCTTTCAAGACATCCCAGAAAACATCTCTACTGGATGCCAGGGTCTGTCCCTGCGCTACAACAGCCTACTGACTCTGCTGCCTTACCAATTCGCTCATCTCAACCAGCTCATCTGGCTTTACCTGGACCACAATTCCATCACCGCTATAGATAGCTTAGCCTTTCAGGGTGTGCGTAGGCTCAAAGATCTGATTCTCAGCTCTAACAAAATTACACTTCTACAAAATAAGACTTTCAATGCTGTACCAAACCTGCGCAGTCTTGATTTGTCCTACAACCAGCTACATTCTCTGCAGCCAGGTCATTTCTATGGTCTGCGTAAGCTCCAAAACCTTCACCTACGATCCAATGGTCTCAACAGGATACCTGTACGCACTTTCCTGGAGTGTCGCAACCTGGAGTTCCTGGACCTGGGTTACAATTACCTACGCACCCTTACCCGCACCACCTTCTTGGGGCTGTTCAAGTTGAAAGAGCTTCACCTGGAGCATAATCAATTTTcaagaatacatttttttatttttccacGCCTTAACAATCTACAGGTCCTCTACTTGCAATGGAACCGCATACGAGCCATCAATCAGGGCCTGCCTTGGATCTGGCATACGCTGCAAAAATTAGACCTCTCAGGAAATGACATCCAGATCTTGGACCCAGCTGTTTTCCAGTGTATGCCAAACTTACAGATACTCAATCTTGAATCCAACAAGCTGAGCAACGTGTCTCAGGACACGGTTTCAGCCTGGGTCTCCATTAATACCATCAGCCTGGTGGGTAACGCCTGGGACTGCAGCCCTACTATTTGCCCCCTGGTGACCTGGCTGAAGAACTTCAGTGGCTCAAAGGACATCAACATGATATGCAGCAGCCCCAAGTCAGTTCAGGGAGACAGAGTAATCGACATAGTGAGGAACTACACAATCTGTGTGGACACATCAGTTGTAGACCAAACCACAGCTATGATCATGAGGCAAACCACAGCCTTAGTTGTGGACACCAAAAAGCCCACCACACCTCTCTCTGCCACGACCACAATAACCCAAGGTCTACCTGCATCAACTGTACAAAGACTCGCTCCACAACCTGTCTCTCCCATTGTGACAGACAAAGAAACAACAGAGTCCATACTCATGACCTCCATCTCTCCAGAATCCTCCTCATTTTCCCCAGAACTAGAGTTTGAGCATATGGCCTTCCATAAAATAATTGCAGGCAGTGTAGCCCTATTTCTGTCTGTGTCATTGATCCTGCTGGTAATTTATGTCTCGTGGAGGCGCTACCCCAATAGCATGAGGCAGCTTCAGCAGCACTCAGTCAACCACAAGCGCAGAAAAAAGGCCCGGAAGCAGGAGCTTAACCTTAACTCTCAGTTGCAAGAGTATTATTTGACTTACCATTCAAACTCTGAGACCATGGATGCATTGGTAAATGAGACAAGGTCCTGCCCCTGCACGATCTCAGGATCCAGAGAATGTGAGGTATGA